A section of the Castanea sativa cultivar Marrone di Chiusa Pesio chromosome 12, ASM4071231v1 genome encodes:
- the LOC142619139 gene encoding uncharacterized protein LOC142619139 — MVRERKCSQCGLTGHNFRTCTTSVISNNANNNTNAAACIKVFGVYLQNNVNGNVENNKSQVVREPSIAIDQKTKVKRWTEEEHQLFLTGLNQLGKHDWKEISQKFVTTKTPAQIASHAQKYFLRQAETNKMKRRPSVFDLYLQNEAEISPSAPKDCQVSQTKKSDAESSSESLVLDIPPLAQIPASVCGAPSYCQIPSMVGMPGSALFIPNPMVNFASQSHSCWLPGTQQTFCTRASGVIDPSDIPSPPSFRRSLSDLGNRLSSIARDVEELTIGQPQTSRGINVSTQTSGAIRVT, encoded by the exons ATGGTGAGGGAAAGAAAGTGCTCCCAATGTGGCCTCACTGGCCACAACTTTAGGACTTGCACCACCTCTGTTATTAGCAATAATGCCAATAATAACACTAATGCAGCTGCGTGCATTAAAGTTTTTGGTGTTTATTTACAGAATAATGTTAATGGAAACGTTGAGAACAACAAGAGTCAAGTTGTTAGAGAGCCAAGCATTGCTATTGATCAGAAAACGAAAG TGAAGCGATGGACTGAGGAAGAGCACCAATTATTTCTAACTGGTCTAAACCAGCTTGGGAAACATGATTGGAAAGAAATTTCACAGAAGTTTGTGACCACCAAAACCCCAGCCCAGATTGCTAGTCATGCACAAAAATATTTCTTGAGACAGGCTGAAACTAATAAGATGAAACGTAGACCGAGTGTGTTTGACTTGTATTTGCAGAATGAAGCGGAAATCTCTCCATCTGCTCCTAAGGATTGCCAAGTTTCACAAACTAAGAAAAGTGATGCTGAAAGCAGCTCTGAATCTTTGGTGTTGGACATTCCACCACTTGCTCAAATTCCCGCCTCTGTATGTGGTGCTCCAAGTTATTGTCAGATTCCTTCCATg GTGGGAATGCCTGGCAGTGCACTGTTCATCCCAAACCCAATGGTTAATTTTGCCAGCCAAAGTCATTCGTGCTGGTTGCCTGGAACCCAGCAGACTTTTTGTACTCGTGCTTCTGGTGTTATTGATCCATCCGACATTCCTTCACCACCGTCTTTCCGTCGCAGTCTATCTGATTTAGGCAATAGGCTTTCATCAATTGCTAGAGATGTTGAAGAGCTTACAATAGGACAGCCTCAGACCTCCCGGGGAATAAATGTATCAACTCAAACATCTGGAGCTATTAGAGTGACATGA